The Mucilaginibacter yixingensis genome window below encodes:
- a CDS encoding TonB-dependent receptor, producing the protein MTKPLLTALLLLLTLTGMAQKKVTLSGTIKDATTGETLIGATVRIAGQNTTGTATNNYGFYSLTVPEGDYSIVYSYIGYQPLTQQTALHQAKTQNISLQPGNSLQEVVISAGKRNNDNVAAPQMGLEKLNMTQINQVPVVLGEKDILKTITLMPGIKSAGEGNTGFYVRGGASDQNLILLDEATVYNASHLLGFFSTFNSDAIKDVSIYKGGMPAEYGGRLSSVLDVKMNDGNAKNFSLQGGIGLIASRLKAEGPIGDKGSFMISARRTYIDVFTHAARDTDLKNSTLYFYDLNAKANYHLDDKNTVYLSGYFGKDVLGLKNTFGTNWGNSTGTVRWNHLFNNKLFSNTSLIYSNYNYVVEDFQEGNNFKATSKITDLNFKEDLQYSLSSSHYLKFGFYVNHHDIAPGDISTDGASSFNQTNVEHRYGFENAAYISDEWHLNSKLTVLYGLRLSDMLLMGPGSFKTYNTAGTVTNTQSYSSGSVVKSYLNLEPRLSASYMLGDENSLKFSYNRNTQNIHLLSNSTSSNPTDVYVMSSNNIKPEIADQVSAGWFRNFSDNAFEFSAEVYYKWMQNQIDYKDGAQLIANADVESLLTYGSGRAYGLELFLKKKYGRFNGWVGYTLSKAQNKFAAINGGAYYNSSQDRPQDVSVVGIYQLSKRWSLSSSFVYSSGRAITYPTGKYNVNGITVFSYSQRNGYREPATNRLDIGATLEGKEHKRYHSSWTFSIYNLYGYRNPYTITFRDSKTVPNTTEAVQTSIFATAIPSVTWNFNFK; encoded by the coding sequence ATGACAAAACCTTTGCTGACCGCGCTGCTCTTGCTGCTGACCCTGACCGGGATGGCGCAAAAAAAAGTAACTTTAAGCGGCACGATCAAAGACGCCACTACCGGCGAAACCCTTATTGGCGCAACCGTGCGCATAGCCGGGCAGAACACTACCGGCACCGCTACCAATAATTATGGTTTTTACTCGCTTACCGTACCTGAGGGCGATTATTCCATTGTTTACAGCTATATCGGCTACCAGCCGCTGACGCAACAAACCGCCCTGCATCAGGCTAAAACGCAAAACATCAGTTTACAGCCGGGGAACAGTCTGCAGGAGGTGGTTATTTCTGCAGGCAAAAGGAACAACGACAACGTAGCCGCCCCACAAATGGGTTTGGAAAAGTTGAACATGACCCAAATTAACCAGGTGCCAGTGGTGTTGGGCGAAAAAGATATTTTGAAAACCATCACCCTGATGCCGGGCATTAAATCGGCAGGGGAGGGCAATACCGGTTTTTATGTTCGCGGTGGTGCTTCAGACCAAAACCTGATCCTGTTGGACGAAGCTACTGTTTACAATGCGTCGCACTTGCTCGGCTTCTTTTCCACCTTCAATTCAGACGCAATCAAGGACGTTAGCATTTATAAAGGCGGTATGCCTGCTGAGTACGGCGGACGCCTTTCTTCGGTACTGGATGTGAAAATGAATGACGGTAACGCCAAAAACTTTTCCTTACAAGGCGGCATCGGCTTGATTGCCTCGCGCCTGAAGGCAGAAGGCCCCATTGGCGATAAAGGCTCGTTTATGATCAGTGCACGCCGAACTTACATCGATGTGTTTACCCACGCGGCCAGAGACACTGACCTGAAAAACAGCACGCTGTATTTTTATGATCTGAATGCCAAGGCCAATTATCACCTGGATGACAAGAATACCGTTTATCTTTCTGGCTATTTCGGTAAGGATGTACTCGGCCTTAAAAATACTTTTGGCACCAACTGGGGTAATTCAACCGGAACCGTGCGCTGGAACCATTTGTTTAACAATAAGTTGTTCAGCAACACCTCGCTCATCTACAGCAATTACAATTATGTGGTAGAGGATTTTCAGGAAGGCAATAATTTTAAGGCAACTTCTAAGATCACAGACCTTAATTTTAAGGAAGATCTGCAGTATTCACTCAGCAGTAGTCATTACCTCAAGTTTGGTTTCTATGTGAATCACCATGATATTGCACCTGGTGATATCAGTACAGACGGCGCCTCTAGTTTTAATCAAACCAACGTAGAGCACCGTTACGGCTTTGAGAATGCTGCCTATATCAGTGATGAATGGCACCTGAACAGCAAGCTGACCGTACTCTACGGCCTACGATTAAGCGATATGCTGCTGATGGGCCCCGGGAGCTTTAAAACCTATAACACCGCCGGTACGGTGACCAATACACAATCTTACAGTTCTGGATCTGTGGTGAAAAGCTACCTGAACCTGGAACCCCGTTTATCTGCCAGCTATATGCTCGGCGACGAGAACTCGCTTAAATTCTCTTATAACCGCAATACCCAGAACATCCACTTGCTCAGTAACTCTACCAGCAGTAATCCCACTGATGTTTATGTGATGAGCAGCAATAACATTAAACCAGAGATTGCCGACCAGGTTTCTGCCGGCTGGTTCCGGAATTTTAGCGATAATGCTTTTGAGTTCTCGGCCGAGGTCTATTACAAATGGATGCAAAACCAGATTGATTATAAAGATGGCGCCCAACTTATTGCAAACGCTGATGTAGAGTCGTTACTTACTTACGGCAGCGGAAGAGCCTACGGCCTGGAGCTTTTCCTGAAAAAGAAATACGGCCGGTTTAACGGATGGGTGGGGTACACACTATCAAAAGCACAGAACAAATTTGCAGCTATTAACGGCGGTGCCTATTATAACTCCAGCCAGGACCGACCTCAGGATGTCTCCGTAGTTGGTATTTACCAACTCAGCAAACGCTGGTCGTTGTCATCATCCTTTGTGTACAGCTCCGGGCGGGCCATTACTTATCCAACCGGCAAGTATAATGTAAACGGTATAACGGTATTCTCTTATTCGCAGCGCAACGGTTACCGCGAGCCTGCTACCAATCGCCTTGACATCGGCGCTACATTGGAGGGGAAAGAACACAAACGCTATCACTCCAGCTGGACGTTCAGCATTTATAACCTCTACGGCTATCGTAACCCATATACCATTACCTTCCGCGACAGCAAGACCGTACCTAACACTACCGAGGCCGTGCAAACCAGCATTTTTGCCACAGCTATTCCTTCGGTTACCTGGAACTTTAACTTTAAATAA
- a CDS encoding sensor histidine kinase, translating to MDTRNRSADFRNDRLLSLLTERKYRIYRHLSLIAFMAAVLFTEKKPHDEVPHELLRFVAFFVLICLFYFNMYWMLPKLIFRHRYFAYLSWVLLLLGITLAVFIMMRSYVKPTHGNSGEEMDVSTLLPVAFMFCILLGASSAIKLFQRSIAVSKRVSELEHATIQSELEQLKNQINPHFLLNMLNNANVLTVKAPDKASQLLIKLSDLLRYQLYDSARQRVLLTADIHFLEDFLNLEKTRRDHFTFDIETLGELNGVQVSPLLFIVFVENAVKHSLDADHPSSVRVTFGVKDNVVAFSCENTKPFYENRTVMKGGLGLTNVRRRLELLYPGQYSLITSDEANGFRVDLTLTL from the coding sequence ATGGATACCAGGAACAGATCTGCTGACTTCAGGAACGACCGTCTGTTAAGTTTACTGACTGAACGAAAATATAGGATTTATCGTCACCTGTCTTTGATTGCCTTTATGGCGGCAGTGTTATTTACGGAAAAAAAACCGCATGACGAGGTACCGCATGAGTTGCTCCGGTTCGTGGCGTTCTTTGTGCTCATTTGCCTGTTCTATTTTAACATGTACTGGATGCTGCCGAAGCTGATCTTCCGCCATCGGTATTTTGCATATCTGTCATGGGTGCTGCTATTGCTGGGTATAACACTGGCAGTGTTCATTATGATGAGGTCTTATGTTAAGCCCACCCATGGCAACTCAGGAGAAGAAATGGACGTATCTACCCTGTTACCGGTGGCCTTTATGTTTTGCATATTGCTGGGAGCTTCTTCGGCCATCAAACTGTTTCAGCGGTCTATCGCGGTCAGCAAGCGGGTTAGCGAATTGGAGCATGCAACAATACAGTCTGAACTGGAGCAGCTTAAAAATCAGATCAACCCTCATTTTTTACTCAACATGCTCAATAATGCCAATGTACTGACGGTTAAAGCGCCGGATAAAGCCTCTCAGCTTTTAATCAAGCTGAGTGATCTGCTACGCTATCAGCTCTACGACAGCGCAAGGCAAAGGGTGTTATTAACGGCAGATATTCATTTTCTGGAAGATTTTTTAAACCTGGAAAAGACGAGGCGAGATCATTTTACGTTTGATATCGAAACCCTAGGTGAACTGAATGGCGTGCAGGTATCACCTCTTTTATTTATCGTTTTTGTAGAAAACGCGGTGAAGCACAGCCTGGATGCCGATCATCCTTCTTCGGTCAGGGTGACTTTCGGGGTAAAGGATAACGTAGTTGCTTTTTCGTGCGAAAACACCAAACCATTTTATGAAAACCGGACGGTGATGAAAGGAGGCTTGGGGTTGACTAATGTGCGCCGAAGACTGGAGCTGCTTTACCCCGGTCAATATTCACTGATAACTTCAGATGAGGCCAACGGCTTCCGTGTAGATTTAACTTTAACGCTATGA
- a CDS encoding O-antigen ligase family protein, which produces MISNKEKTWAIPVVMGLTLTGFGVAVYFGSRAFALGYLCALCLLLVPKFKQQKAGVWLMGLLVIAALLICSCLIKVDSSLGRVLIYKIAWPMFTEHWLQGIGLHHFNLFYMRYQAHYFATGNYAVKEMLLADNVAYAYNDYFQLMVECGVIGGLLLLFAVWGVYKLLSPVFGNREQATFLELLSAVQLMAMLVAACFTFVFYQWYYLAVLVLCLTICTIGYLSRSALKFKNIWLTGVAGLAALCLIWIGTVALRCYHEEQDFSATKDLAFAGFKNEALADASGQLAHLAGNDHFLTLYGDLLYEMKRYRQAEAIYRQLSKRITYNDLYLKLANCYAMTGQDSLAIAFYQDAVAMVPNRFGSKFDLFKFYLKKHDQVNAVRLSRQILYQPVKIPSAQIDLIKNQTLQLQKEQR; this is translated from the coding sequence ATGATAAGTAACAAAGAAAAAACCTGGGCCATCCCTGTGGTAATGGGGCTCACCCTCACGGGGTTTGGTGTTGCTGTTTATTTCGGCAGCCGTGCCTTTGCTTTAGGTTACTTATGCGCGCTTTGTTTATTACTGGTACCTAAGTTTAAACAACAGAAAGCCGGTGTTTGGCTAATGGGATTGCTGGTTATAGCCGCGCTTTTAATTTGTAGCTGCCTGATCAAGGTAGATTCTTCCCTGGGCCGTGTTTTGATTTATAAAATAGCCTGGCCAATGTTTACGGAGCATTGGTTACAGGGCATCGGCTTGCATCATTTCAACCTGTTTTACATGAGGTACCAGGCCCATTATTTTGCTACAGGTAACTACGCTGTAAAAGAAATGCTGCTGGCAGACAATGTTGCCTATGCCTACAATGATTATTTTCAGTTGATGGTAGAGTGCGGTGTAATAGGAGGGCTGCTGCTGCTGTTTGCCGTTTGGGGCGTGTATAAATTGTTATCCCCGGTTTTCGGCAACAGGGAGCAAGCAACCTTTCTGGAGTTGCTTAGTGCCGTTCAGCTCATGGCCATGCTGGTTGCTGCTTGTTTTACCTTTGTATTTTATCAATGGTATTACCTGGCGGTGTTGGTTTTGTGTTTAACAATTTGCACCATCGGCTACCTCAGTCGCTCCGCGCTAAAGTTTAAAAACATTTGGCTAACAGGTGTGGCGGGTTTGGCTGCACTCTGCTTAATATGGATCGGCACGGTGGCGCTGCGTTGTTACCACGAAGAACAAGATTTTTCAGCCACCAAAGACCTGGCCTTTGCCGGATTTAAAAATGAAGCACTTGCTGACGCCTCCGGACAATTGGCGCATTTGGCCGGGAATGATCACTTTTTAACCCTTTATGGAGATCTGCTTTATGAAATGAAGCGTTACCGGCAGGCAGAAGCCATCTATCGGCAGCTTTCCAAACGGATCACCTACAACGATCTTTATTTGAAACTGGCTAATTGCTACGCTATGACAGGTCAGGATAGTCTTGCGATAGCATTTTATCAGGATGCGGTAGCCATGGTTCCCAACAGGTTTGGTTCGAAATTCGATTTATTCAAATTTTACCTCAAAAAGCATGATCAGGTGAACGCAGTCCGGCTGAGCAGGCAAATCTTATATCAACCAGTTAAAATACCTTCGGCCCAAATTGATTTGATAAAAAACCAGACCCTACAATTGCAAAAAGAGCAGCGCTAA
- a CDS encoding DUF4249 domain-containing protein, which translates to MKKIVIYLYILAITASISACEKVIDIKVANDSGKLVIEGAVTDQAGQTIKLSRNVAFTSTNTYPAVTGATVSVTDQNGKVYAFTEGAAGTYTNAALTGASGQTYQMNVNTGNQTYTATSTMPLKVALDSITSADSDFGGKGKKKITVHFHDPVATADQYNFLLFVNGKQVTRVFTVDDRFTNGNDINFDLRTGNDDNDQAIYAGDNVTVQMQCIDHAVFTYWFSLQQQGTGSGPGGSVSPSNPPTNITPAVFGYFSAQTVQSKTIVVK; encoded by the coding sequence ATGAAAAAAATTGTAATCTATCTATATATACTCGCTATCACCGCCAGCATTAGCGCGTGTGAGAAGGTGATCGACATTAAAGTGGCCAATGACTCTGGTAAACTCGTTATTGAAGGCGCTGTGACCGATCAGGCCGGACAAACCATCAAGCTATCGCGCAACGTAGCTTTTACCAGCACCAATACTTACCCGGCTGTGACCGGTGCCACCGTTAGCGTAACCGATCAGAACGGTAAGGTGTACGCCTTTACCGAAGGGGCTGCCGGTACCTACACCAACGCCGCGCTGACCGGCGCAAGCGGCCAGACCTACCAGATGAACGTTAATACCGGTAATCAAACTTACACCGCAACCTCTACCATGCCATTGAAAGTTGCTCTGGACAGTATTACCTCCGCCGACAGCGACTTTGGCGGGAAGGGCAAAAAGAAAATCACCGTCCATTTTCATGACCCCGTTGCCACCGCCGATCAGTATAACTTTTTGCTTTTTGTCAATGGCAAACAGGTTACCCGCGTATTTACCGTAGACGACCGCTTTACCAACGGCAATGATATCAATTTCGACCTCCGCACCGGTAATGACGACAACGATCAGGCCATTTACGCCGGTGATAACGTGACCGTACAAATGCAATGCATTGACCACGCAGTATTCACCTATTGGTTCAGCCTTCAACAGCAAGGCACCGGCTCTGGTCCCGGCGGCAGTGTATCGCCGTCTAATCCGCCCACCAATATCACACCGGCGGTATTCGGCTATTTTAGCGCGCAAACGGTGCAGAGTAAAACGATAGTGGTTAAATAA